The region TTTTTGGCTGAattagctactaggaactgggtgaatattgaatggcctcctctcgctcaGAAATATTCATATGTACTGTCTTTGTGGGGATGAAATCGAACAGACTTGTCTCTGCACGTTCCTAGTGTGTACCTTTAAGCACTGAGCACTTGCCAATGCCTAGTCTTGAGTGTATGATGACCCCTACTGGTAGCAAACATGTTGACCTGATTTTTGACTCCAGTGTATAgctgttaaaccattttgtctACATAACTCAACTAATGGAAAAACTACTGAAAAGGCGAGTTTAAGGGTGAAGTTGTGCTGGTTTTCCTATTGAAATGATTTTTAATTAGTCAAGGTTACCCCAGAATATCCCCTGGCCTACTGCCACAGCTAGGGATGGCATGCTGTAAAGCTGGGAACAACACTACAGTCTTAGCTATCCGTTTTAGAATTTGGAGGAAACAAACACTGTATGTGAAACTCACTGGAACCACAATGAACCATAACTGCATTTCAGTAAAGCTGTTCCACCAATTACCACCTATCAAGAACTGTGTTAAAAACATAGTACAGCTGGCTCTTTGACAACAGTTACAATTATCAATCCATGGAACAAAATGTCTGGTGACATAAAATTGCTGGATTAAGTTGGACACTTTTTTCTTCACTGAAATACAGAAATGCAGTACCTCTACTTCACCACTGGGTGGTGCAAGTAGCTCTTATAAAGGtggccttttttttgttttttctctccgtTTATTTCATGACTTTTCGAACAAATGCGCTTCttcaattgtgtaaaaaaaaaatgtaaacacagagcTGTAAACGTGTTATTTTATGTataccatatatttattttataatatctgTACTTGTTTTTGGAATGTTAtgtaaaacaaagtgaaaacacGTAAGACTTAATGCAACCGTTCTGGATTGTTACAGTTGAACTATAAACGACCTTCCATTTGAATGTAATTACAATACTAAACAACACCACTTTCTGCACTGCCTGGCCTCCATGAAAGTTGCAGAAATCAAATTATTTGTACAAAATGGAGCTTCACGTGACGAGTTCATTCATGCGTCTGTCAGACGCCTGTGTATTGCGTCAGCACGCTATAACGTCTGTTTGTAACAATATGTACAAGTAGAAAGTCTAGTGTAAGTTTTCTCACAGTCATTATCGACTCAACAAATTGATAGAAAACAAAAACTCCAGCGGCTGTACCGAGTCGTTGATTGGTAttttttagcttttcttttttgtaaggTAAATATTTGGGTTCCATTGTTTAAAGATAAttggcaaaataaaaacaaaaaataaactgccgGGATGTCTGTTCATTTCGATGAAAGAAGCGGTGTGATTCCTTGTAAAACGCCATGGGGTCTGTGGTACCAAACCATGGAGGACCTGTATATTGAAGTTAATGTCCCGCCAGGAACCTCTTCCAAAGAAATCAAATGTAATCTGGGAAGCAAACAGATATCACTTTCTGTGAAAGGACAAGAAATCTTCAAGGTACGCCAAATACTCGTAGTTCTTTGAAACCACATTCATATTCAGAACTATAAAGacgtcttgttttttgttttttgtttttttttaacatccatAACTACgcgtcaacaaaaacaaaaaatatcggTACCACGTGTGCGTTTATTCGCAAAGCAATTCAAAATGCAATCCTAATGCACACTAGAATAAATAATCATGTATCACATATGTCACAatgttgtatattattattattattattattattatttagcagacgcttttagcCAAAGCTACTTCCAGAAAATTAAACAACATATAAAAGTGTATAAATTACAagcaagaaacaaacacaaatatacaaattcATTGTACAGAAAGAATATACAAAAAGCTATATAAACACGAATTTGCAAATAGGTTCATTGGTAAAGTGTCATCGGAACAGCACGAGCAGTCTACAAGCATTATGTACTAATGTGTCACAATATCAGCTTGCAATATGATATTTCAGAACTCGTTTTAGCTGTCTAAAAACGTCTAAAATCTCACTGTACTTAATTTCCCAGGGGAAACTATTCGGCTCAACTATTGAAGATGAAGCAACCTGGACGTTAGGTAAGAACTAAGTGAATAGTTTTAgggtgtttgttttccttttgcgGTCGTTTTCAGTTGTTCATTGAGGTCCTGTTCATATTATCTCGCTACTGCCAGAGGATAAGAAGCTTATCcgcatttttttaatgaagaccAATCGAGAGGCAGGTAACTGCTGGACGTCGCTTTTAGAAGGGGAGTATTGTGCAGACCCATGGGTTCAGGAACAGATGCAGAAGAAGCTCACACTAGAGAGATTCCAGAGAGAGGTAAGTTCTGGAAACATGTTATATATAGGTTTTACACAGTATCGCTGGATACATATATGTTTTACTAAGCATCATGTAATAGTCTTTCAGTACACTCTTGCAAACAAGATTATTAATCTCAATGAGATTCTGCTGgtgaattattattatatcatgCATTTGTAAGATATACTAGCCTACATATGACAGATGTaaggtattttacagtttctttttGTTCTACACAGAATCCTGGTTTCGACTTCAGCGGTGCCGATATTTCTGGGAACTATGCTGGAGGTGGACCTGATTTTTCTAATTTaggaaaatagttatttttttaatggagtaAGAATCAAGACTGACAATTGTTGCCTCTCCATTATTTTAACAACAAACCCCACCTGCAACTCCAAGTCCCAGTCTAGGACACTGTATGGACACTGGGTAACTTGaagctttaaaacatgtttcacaaaCTAACTAATCTACAGCACAAAGATGAATGGTGACAGATGTAGATGCTTTCTTTTGCCTCTTTGAGTGTAGGTGTCATTAAACAGACAGCTTCAGAAGACATTAAAGCAAAATTATTAGCAACGCTAGCCTGCCTCTGTGGTTTTTGGGTCTCATGTTTCTGTTGGTGCCAGAATATCATTGCAACTACAGATAAGCCCACTTCTTTGTGTTGACCCACaggtttttaaactgtgttttattttaccgATCCACCCGAGTTTCGGTAAATGTGTGGCTCAGCATgtgttattaaatgtgttttacactGGAAATTGACCTAAACTACCTTCAGAGGAAAACTAATTACAGATGCGATTTCCAACCCCATTATGGAGCAAAGAAAAAGATATGGAAGTTAATAAAGATTAAGCTTGTAGTAATTTACTTTTAGTTAACAGGTTTAAAATTTTGCATTTTATCTGAAAGATGTCTTGCACTTTAATTGGTACAAAGACTAATTTAGTTTTTTGCATGGTCAGATTTATGTCTACTCTGAAATAAACAGATGTTTAGAAAAGCAGAACCAAACAGTACTGTTAGCAGGGAGTCAGTCTATCAATCTAACATCCCTGCAGCGCAGTACTGAATCTTCCCAGTACTATTCCAAAGTCAGTAACCC is a window of Polyodon spathula isolate WHYD16114869_AA chromosome 12, ASM1765450v1, whole genome shotgun sequence DNA encoding:
- the nudcd2 gene encoding nudC domain-containing protein 2; the protein is MSVHFDERSGVIPCKTPWGLWYQTMEDLYIEVNVPPGTSSKEIKCNLGSKQISLSVKGQEIFKGKLFGSTIEDEATWTLEDKKLIRIFLMKTNREAGNCWTSLLEGEYCADPWVQEQMQKKLTLERFQRENPGFDFSGADISGNYAGGGPDFSNLGK